A single Bacillus sp. OxB-1 DNA region contains:
- a CDS encoding LytTR family DNA-binding domain-containing protein, producing MEMLSINGLLDVIGELFSDEISIAVSHKEEYIYYRPSKRIDLKIRPGDPVREGTIAYKAIKEKQKVSEFINRDVFGVPYHGMAVPFQQDGELQGCVMAIYPAYTEGKSVITVKSQDGWVPVPFAKVQYVEVKDRKTFVVSDEIVGIHKNSLQSFEYLLPRDSFVRCHRSFIVNVHHIKEIYPDTHSTFVLSMEDGTRVPVSQSYSSYFRKLLGF from the coding sequence ATGGAGATGCTTAGTATAAATGGGTTGTTGGACGTCATTGGGGAATTGTTCTCGGATGAAATTTCAATCGCCGTTTCCCATAAGGAAGAGTATATTTATTATCGGCCCAGCAAGCGGATTGATTTGAAAATCAGGCCAGGCGACCCTGTGCGGGAAGGGACGATTGCCTACAAAGCGATCAAGGAGAAGCAGAAGGTGTCCGAATTCATCAATCGAGATGTATTCGGCGTGCCGTATCATGGGATGGCCGTACCGTTTCAACAGGATGGCGAGTTGCAAGGATGTGTGATGGCAATTTATCCGGCTTATACGGAAGGGAAATCGGTCATTACGGTGAAATCCCAAGATGGCTGGGTCCCTGTGCCTTTTGCCAAAGTGCAATATGTGGAAGTGAAAGACCGGAAAACATTTGTCGTATCCGATGAAATCGTCGGCATCCATAAGAATTCATTGCAGAGCTTCGAGTATTTGTTGCCGCGGGATTCATTCGTGCGATGCCATCGCTCTTTCATTGTCAATGTCCATCATATTAAAGAGATTTACCCGGACACCCATTCCACGTTTGTCCTGTCGATGGAAGACGGCACCCGGGTTCCGGTCAGCCAGTCGTATTCGAGCTATTTCCGCAAATTATTAGGTTTTTGA
- a CDS encoding class I adenylate-forming enzyme family protein: MKKRDDVSVYGLLEYVSNEMSDVEAIYDFNTPRKTYKELKQDVDRYADLLAAKGIEKGDRIAVSLPNWYETAVLLFAAGKVGAITVPFNPGYRSHEITYILRNSTPKILFITDKFADNMSYEEAYQIVPTIVGVKFSDERIDCLEDWLQEEVPAVPEVSIDPAEDVYLILYTSGTTGDPKGVMLTHRSCVMSGNVGADGLQCTEKDVFIISAPLFHIFGIAMNLFTATAAGARMVLIEKYNPKLIFEVTEKEKGTIKQAVPTMYLKELEYEDFDKYDLSSLRAGVVAASPISPDKVKEIRKKFNINLIQAFGTSETATTTVGALDDPEEKILNTLGRPIKGVEIKIVDANRVEIPAGEVGEIAIRGVTKMKGYYNMPEQTAKAVDHEGWYYSGDLGKVDEEGYLTFVGRQKELIIRGGFNIYPQEIENLIMQHPAVGTAIVIGLPDKVLGEVVCAVIKLLPNESCTEQEILDHLKSKIATYKLPNHVRFTDEFPLTPSGKIQKMRVKEQIVNEGSVRV; this comes from the coding sequence TTGAAAAAACGAGATGATGTGAGTGTTTATGGGTTACTCGAATACGTAAGCAACGAAATGTCTGATGTCGAAGCGATCTATGATTTTAATACTCCCCGCAAGACGTATAAGGAACTGAAGCAAGATGTCGATCGGTATGCGGATCTATTGGCGGCGAAAGGGATAGAAAAAGGAGATCGCATCGCGGTATCTTTGCCGAACTGGTACGAAACGGCCGTCTTGCTGTTCGCTGCCGGAAAGGTCGGTGCCATTACGGTCCCTTTCAACCCAGGTTACCGCTCACATGAAATTACATATATTTTAAGAAACTCCACCCCGAAGATTCTTTTTATTACAGATAAGTTTGCGGACAATATGTCGTATGAAGAGGCGTATCAGATAGTTCCGACCATCGTGGGGGTGAAATTCTCGGACGAACGCATTGATTGTCTAGAGGATTGGCTTCAGGAAGAAGTGCCGGCTGTTCCAGAAGTGTCGATCGACCCGGCGGAGGATGTCTATCTGATCCTTTATACATCCGGGACGACGGGAGATCCGAAAGGGGTTATGTTGACACATCGTTCGTGCGTCATGTCGGGGAACGTCGGGGCGGATGGACTGCAATGCACGGAGAAAGATGTCTTTATCATTTCTGCCCCCTTATTCCATATCTTCGGCATTGCGATGAATTTATTCACCGCTACGGCAGCGGGGGCCCGCATGGTGCTGATCGAAAAGTATAATCCGAAATTGATCTTCGAAGTGACGGAGAAAGAAAAAGGAACCATCAAGCAAGCGGTGCCGACGATGTATTTGAAGGAGTTGGAATACGAGGATTTTGATAAATATGATCTATCTTCGCTACGGGCTGGCGTTGTGGCGGCTTCCCCGATTTCACCGGATAAAGTGAAAGAGATCCGGAAAAAGTTCAATATTAATCTGATCCAAGCATTTGGAACGTCGGAAACGGCTACAACGACAGTGGGCGCCTTGGATGATCCGGAAGAAAAGATCCTCAATACGCTAGGCCGTCCGATTAAAGGTGTAGAAATTAAAATTGTCGATGCCAACCGTGTAGAAATCCCGGCGGGCGAAGTCGGCGAAATTGCAATCCGCGGCGTGACGAAGATGAAAGGATATTACAATATGCCGGAACAGACGGCTAAGGCGGTGGACCACGAAGGCTGGTACTATTCGGGCGACTTAGGTAAGGTGGATGAGGAAGGGTATCTCACTTTCGTGGGACGCCAAAAAGAATTGATCATCCGCGGAGGGTTCAATATTTATCCGCAGGAAATTGAAAACCTCATCATGCAGCATCCCGCAGTCGGTACCGCCATCGTAATCGGATTACCGGATAAAGTGCTCGGGGAAGTGGTATGCGCGGTCATTAAGTTATTGCCGAATGAAAGCTGTACCGAGCAGGAGATCCTGGACCATTTGAAAAGTAAGATTGCAACCTATAAGTTGCCGAACCATGTCCGGTTTACAGACGAGTTTCCACTGACGCCAAGTGGGAAAATCCAGAAGATGCGAGTGAAAGAACAGATTGTAAATGAAGGAAGCGTTCGCGTATAA
- a CDS encoding enoyl-CoA hydratase-related protein has translation MTFEHLLVDIKDYVATVTINRPPVNPLNSAVFKELGNLIDQLDQNDEVRAIVLTGSGEKAFVAGADIMEMASLDLAGINQMNKVSRSVFNKIEQSTKPIIAAINGLALGGGLELALTCDLRISTERAKFAFPEVGLGIIPGGGGTQRLQKITGMGVAKEMLFFGEMISAERANQLNLVNKIVPQEELLPTAQAWAAKLASKPPIALQMAKLAVNTGSNTDIDSGLIVEAACFGNAFSTEDRKEGLTAFVEKREPVYAGR, from the coding sequence ATGACATTTGAACACTTATTGGTAGATATCAAAGATTACGTAGCAACGGTCACGATCAATCGGCCGCCGGTCAACCCGCTAAACAGTGCGGTTTTCAAAGAGCTTGGGAATTTAATTGACCAATTAGATCAGAACGACGAAGTACGGGCCATCGTATTGACGGGCAGCGGGGAAAAAGCGTTCGTCGCGGGAGCCGATATTATGGAAATGGCATCCTTGGACCTGGCGGGGATTAATCAAATGAACAAAGTTTCCCGGAGTGTCTTCAATAAGATAGAGCAATCGACCAAACCGATTATCGCGGCCATCAATGGATTGGCGCTAGGCGGCGGCCTTGAGCTGGCACTCACCTGCGATCTCCGCATTTCAACGGAGCGGGCAAAATTCGCATTTCCAGAAGTGGGTCTTGGCATCATCCCGGGCGGCGGCGGTACGCAACGCCTTCAAAAAATCACCGGCATGGGCGTCGCCAAAGAAATGTTGTTCTTTGGCGAAATGATCAGCGCAGAACGGGCCAACCAATTGAATCTTGTCAATAAAATCGTTCCGCAAGAGGAACTTCTGCCAACGGCGCAAGCATGGGCTGCCAAACTCGCCTCGAAACCGCCGATTGCGCTGCAAATGGCGAAGTTGGCAGTGAACACGGGCAGTAACACGGATATCGACTCGGGGTTGATCGTGGAAGCGGCTTGCTTCGGAAACGCTTTTTCGACCGAGGATCGGAAGGAAGGCTTGACCGCATTCGTTGAAAAGCGTGAGCCGGTCTACGCAGGTCGATAA
- a CDS encoding 3-hydroxyacyl-CoA dehydrogenase family protein, whose protein sequence is MTIQTIGVVGAGSMGSGIANLAALNGFNVILRDIEDCFLDNGMKRIAGFMQKSVERGKMTEDEKEATLGRIRTTINMEDFKDADLVIEAIIENMDLKKEVFQQLDEITRDEVILATNTSSMSITEIAAVTKRPDRVAGLHFFNPAQLMKLVEIVRGYNTSNETVEQLKAVAEQLKKEHVVVNKDTPGFIVNRVMIPHFIEAIRLLEEGVASAEDIDKAVKFGLNYPMGPFELQDYAGVDIGYFVMEYFQKEFDDTRFAPPLLMKQMMRAGRVGKKAGAGFYDYE, encoded by the coding sequence ATGACGATTCAAACAATTGGAGTAGTGGGAGCGGGTTCCATGGGAAGCGGCATTGCCAACTTGGCAGCGCTAAATGGGTTTAACGTGATTTTGCGGGATATCGAGGACTGCTTTCTGGATAACGGAATGAAACGGATTGCCGGTTTCATGCAGAAGAGTGTGGAGCGCGGCAAAATGACGGAAGACGAAAAAGAAGCGACGCTTGGCAGAATTCGGACTACTATAAATATGGAAGATTTTAAGGATGCCGACCTCGTCATCGAAGCCATCATTGAAAATATGGACTTGAAAAAAGAAGTCTTCCAGCAACTCGATGAAATTACGCGGGATGAGGTCATTTTGGCAACGAATACCTCCTCCATGTCCATCACGGAGATTGCTGCGGTGACGAAGCGACCTGACCGTGTGGCCGGCCTTCATTTCTTCAATCCGGCACAATTGATGAAATTAGTTGAGATTGTGCGAGGCTACAACACAAGTAATGAAACGGTCGAGCAATTGAAAGCGGTTGCAGAACAATTGAAAAAAGAACATGTTGTCGTCAATAAAGACACACCTGGGTTCATCGTCAATCGGGTCATGATTCCGCACTTCATCGAAGCTATCCGTCTGTTGGAAGAAGGAGTGGCCTCTGCTGAAGACATCGACAAAGCCGTAAAATTTGGTTTGAACTATCCGATGGGGCCTTTCGAACTTCAAGATTATGCGGGGGTGGATATCGGTTATTTCGTCATGGAATATTTCCAGAAGGAATTTGACGATACCCGTTTCGCTCCACCGTTGTTAATGAAACAAATGATGCGGGCTGGCCGCGTTGGTAAAAAAGCGGGTGCCGGATTCTACGACTACGAATGA
- a CDS encoding acetyl-CoA C-acetyltransferase: MREIVVLQGARTPFVKFIGAFKDISATDLGATAAKGAIEKSGISVEDIDQVVFGNAQQSSKDAHYFARHVGLKAGAKQETPALTVNRICGTGVEAILTGARYILTGEAEVVLVGGAESMTNTPHVLKSARSGHSLGGAQMEDWLWDGLYDTYADCTMAETAENLAAKYKIPREEVDRHALSSQQRAYAAREKGYLAEEIVPVAVKTRKGMVDVTEDDHIRETSMEQLAKLPARFVEAGVVTPGNASGMVDGAAALVIASREYADAHGLKPIARLVSWDVVGVEPKYMGIGPVPAIQGALKKADLTIEDMDLIEINEAFSAQYLACQKELGFDLDIGNVNGGAVAIGHPLAASGTRISLTLINELRRRNKKYGAAAVCIGGGQGIAAIFEAL; this comes from the coding sequence ATGAGAGAAATAGTTGTCCTGCAAGGAGCGAGGACACCATTTGTAAAATTCATCGGAGCATTTAAGGATATTTCGGCGACCGACCTTGGCGCCACCGCGGCAAAAGGGGCTATTGAAAAGTCGGGTATCTCTGTGGAGGACATCGACCAAGTCGTGTTCGGAAATGCGCAGCAATCTTCCAAAGACGCGCACTATTTCGCCCGCCATGTCGGATTGAAAGCGGGAGCGAAGCAGGAAACCCCGGCACTGACCGTAAACCGCATTTGCGGGACGGGAGTCGAGGCGATTCTCACAGGCGCCCGCTATATTTTGACCGGCGAAGCGGAAGTCGTATTGGTCGGCGGGGCGGAAAGCATGACGAACACTCCGCATGTGCTGAAAAGTGCGCGTTCAGGCCATTCGCTCGGCGGCGCTCAAATGGAAGACTGGCTGTGGGATGGATTGTACGACACGTACGCAGATTGCACGATGGCGGAAACGGCTGAAAATTTGGCAGCCAAGTATAAAATCCCGCGAGAAGAAGTAGATCGGCATGCGCTGTCCAGCCAACAACGTGCCTATGCCGCGCGGGAAAAAGGGTATTTGGCAGAGGAGATTGTGCCAGTTGCGGTGAAGACGCGAAAAGGCATGGTAGACGTGACGGAGGATGATCATATCCGTGAAACGAGCATGGAGCAACTAGCCAAACTGCCTGCCCGGTTCGTCGAAGCCGGTGTCGTCACCCCGGGAAATGCCAGCGGAATGGTGGATGGAGCGGCAGCGCTCGTCATTGCATCGAGGGAATATGCGGACGCGCACGGGTTAAAGCCAATCGCCCGCCTCGTTTCGTGGGATGTCGTCGGCGTGGAGCCGAAGTACATGGGCATCGGCCCGGTCCCGGCCATCCAAGGCGCACTGAAAAAAGCGGATCTGACAATCGAGGACATGGATTTGATTGAAATAAATGAAGCCTTCTCTGCTCAATACTTGGCTTGCCAGAAGGAATTGGGCTTTGACTTGGACATCGGCAATGTCAACGGCGGTGCTGTCGCCATCGGCCACCCGCTAGCCGCAAGCGGAACACGGATCTCCTTAACTTTGATCAATGAATTGCGTCGCAGAAATAAAAAGTATGGCGCTGCCGCAGTCTGCATCGGCGGCGGACAAGGCATCGCCGCCATTTTCGAAGCATTGTGA
- a CDS encoding acyl-CoA dehydrogenase family protein — translation MTTVLKHINDFMKTDENVDTIFTPEDFTDEHLMMRDALKKYLENDLLPALPQIERQQFEETKKAVKKAGDVGLLMADIEEQDGGLGLGKITAAIINEDIALGRSFSITFGGQTGIGALPIAYFGNEEQKEKYLPSLLSGEKIAAYALTEPSSGTDAMSLRTTAKLSEDGTHYILNGEKQWITNSAFASIFIVYAKVDAEKITAFIVESDYEGVSTGAEEDKMGLKGSSTRSLILEDVKVPVGNVIGEIGRGHIIAFNVLNMGRHKIALTSLGTAKRALELAVTYGNERKQFNRPLTQFNLLKNKIADMAILSYANESQLYRTAGAMNQAFEQRKESDGTYAKTIAPFAVLCSINKVFSTEVLDFVVDEAVQIHGGYGYMAEYEVETLYRDSRINRIFEGTNEINRILIASTLFNEYENTEETEFGSDGILAAERQKLKLFRKLFHEMGKAVKAAGLEQLNEEQEIAAFLADLAIAIYVAESIILRTEKAIHAKGELKSGQKLDCARVFIHEKAQEIGTATLNIMNFFKDGEVFSNIVSRLITSSPIHIVETKRRVADRVISAEKYVV, via the coding sequence ATGACCACTGTCCTGAAGCATATTAATGATTTCATGAAAACGGATGAAAATGTCGATACCATCTTCACACCGGAAGACTTTACGGATGAGCATCTCATGATGAGGGATGCGCTGAAGAAATACTTAGAAAACGACCTGCTCCCTGCCCTTCCTCAAATCGAACGACAGCAGTTTGAAGAGACGAAGAAAGCGGTGAAGAAAGCAGGGGATGTCGGCTTGCTCATGGCGGATATCGAGGAACAAGACGGGGGTCTGGGCCTCGGGAAAATCACAGCGGCCATTATCAATGAAGACATTGCTCTTGGACGCTCGTTCTCTATCACATTCGGCGGCCAGACCGGCATAGGGGCATTGCCAATCGCCTATTTCGGCAATGAAGAACAGAAGGAGAAATACTTGCCAAGCCTGCTCTCGGGCGAGAAGATCGCGGCCTATGCACTGACCGAACCTTCTTCCGGAACGGATGCGATGAGCTTGCGGACTACCGCCAAATTATCCGAAGACGGAACGCATTATATTTTGAACGGGGAAAAGCAATGGATTACTAATTCGGCGTTCGCTTCCATATTTATTGTTTACGCCAAAGTGGATGCCGAGAAGATTACGGCCTTTATCGTTGAATCGGATTACGAAGGTGTGTCCACTGGCGCGGAAGAAGACAAGATGGGCTTGAAAGGTTCTTCCACCCGTTCGCTAATATTGGAGGATGTCAAAGTCCCAGTCGGGAACGTCATCGGTGAAATTGGCCGCGGCCATATTATCGCATTCAATGTTTTGAACATGGGCCGCCACAAGATCGCCTTGACGTCGCTCGGAACGGCGAAGCGAGCTCTGGAATTGGCCGTGACGTACGGAAACGAACGGAAGCAATTCAACCGTCCGTTAACTCAGTTCAATTTATTGAAAAACAAAATCGCCGACATGGCCATTCTCTCCTATGCGAACGAAAGCCAGCTATACCGTACCGCGGGCGCTATGAATCAAGCGTTCGAGCAGCGCAAAGAATCGGACGGCACCTACGCCAAAACGATTGCACCGTTCGCTGTCCTCTGTTCCATCAACAAAGTGTTTTCTACGGAAGTGCTCGACTTTGTAGTGGACGAAGCGGTCCAAATCCACGGCGGCTACGGCTATATGGCCGAGTACGAAGTGGAAACCCTTTATCGGGATTCCCGCATCAATCGAATCTTCGAAGGAACCAATGAAATCAATCGGATTCTGATTGCTTCCACTCTATTCAATGAATACGAGAATACAGAGGAAACGGAATTCGGGTCAGACGGCATCCTGGCTGCTGAAAGACAAAAGCTGAAACTATTCCGGAAGCTCTTCCATGAAATGGGGAAAGCCGTAAAAGCCGCCGGTCTGGAACAGTTAAATGAAGAGCAGGAAATTGCTGCATTTCTCGCAGATCTAGCGATTGCCATTTATGTAGCGGAAAGCATCATCTTGCGTACGGAAAAAGCGATTCATGCAAAAGGTGAATTGAAAAGCGGACAAAAACTAGATTGCGCAAGAGTTTTCATTCACGAAAAGGCGCAGGAAATCGGAACCGCTACATTGAACATAATGAATTTCTTCAAAGATGGGGAGGTTTTCTCCAATATCGTCTCCCGTCTCATCACGAGCAGCCCGATCCATATCGTGGAAACGAAACGGCGCGTGGCAGATCGGGTCATCTCGGCGGAAAAGTATGTAGTGTAA
- a CDS encoding MFS transporter produces the protein MRKYSKEENSWMMYDWANSAYSVIITTAVFPLYYKSVATNAGVGPADSTAYLGYTVAIATFILAMIGPILGTIADYQGMKKKFFLFFFATGTVATASLAFVPTDKWLPLLIIYTLTAVSFHGANIFYDAFLVDVTPEKRMNMISSRGFGLGYIGSTIPFIISIAIIILAGAGTIPLSTSAASRIAFVITAIWWFVFTIPMMRHVHQIHAIEREPRLLAGSFRRLGNTFKEIRNYRAVFLFLLAYFFYIDGVGTIISMSTAYGTDLGIGATSLLIILFVTQVVAAPFAILYGKLAQRFTGKKMLYVGIFVYMVVCFYAFFMKTTLDFWILAMLVATSQGGIQALSRSYFAKLVPKEKSNEFFGFYNIFGKFASVMGPLLVAMTAQLTGSSAYGVFSLVILFIIGIIVLKFVPEPAAQMDETVS, from the coding sequence TTGAGGAAATATAGCAAGGAAGAAAATAGTTGGATGATGTATGACTGGGCGAACTCGGCGTATTCCGTCATCATTACGACAGCGGTGTTTCCGCTGTATTACAAGTCGGTTGCAACGAATGCCGGGGTGGGCCCGGCCGATTCGACGGCGTATCTTGGATATACGGTCGCCATTGCGACGTTCATCTTGGCGATGATCGGGCCGATTTTGGGCACGATTGCCGATTACCAGGGAATGAAGAAGAAGTTTTTCCTCTTCTTTTTCGCGACGGGCACGGTGGCGACGGCTTCGCTTGCCTTCGTACCGACGGATAAATGGCTGCCCCTGTTGATCATCTACACGTTGACCGCCGTCAGTTTTCATGGGGCGAATATTTTCTACGATGCGTTCCTCGTTGATGTGACGCCTGAAAAGCGGATGAATATGATCTCTTCCCGCGGTTTCGGTCTCGGTTATATCGGGAGCACAATTCCGTTTATCATCAGCATCGCCATCATCATTCTGGCAGGGGCCGGAACTATCCCGCTCTCCACATCGGCTGCGAGTCGGATCGCTTTCGTCATCACTGCGATATGGTGGTTCGTGTTCACCATTCCAATGATGAGGCATGTACATCAAATCCATGCCATCGAGCGGGAACCGCGTTTATTGGCTGGCAGTTTCCGCCGGCTCGGGAATACGTTTAAAGAAATCCGCAATTATCGTGCTGTCTTTTTATTCTTGCTCGCTTACTTTTTCTACATCGATGGCGTCGGAACGATCATTTCCATGTCGACAGCGTACGGGACAGATTTGGGAATCGGTGCAACGAGCCTACTCATCATCTTATTCGTCACACAAGTGGTGGCTGCCCCGTTTGCGATACTTTATGGAAAATTGGCGCAGAGATTCACCGGAAAAAAGATGCTCTATGTAGGGATTTTCGTATATATGGTTGTTTGTTTTTATGCGTTCTTCATGAAAACTACACTTGATTTCTGGATATTGGCGATGTTGGTCGCCACATCCCAAGGGGGGATCCAGGCGCTGAGTCGTTCATATTTTGCCAAACTTGTGCCAAAAGAGAAATCCAATGAGTTTTTCGGGTTCTATAATATTTTCGGCAAATTCGCTTCGGTCATGGGACCCTTGCTTGTTGCGATGACCGCCCAATTGACAGGAAGCTCTGCATACGGCGTATTCAGTCTCGTCATTCTCTTCATCATCGGAATCATTGTGCTGAAATTCGTCCCAGAACCAGCCGCCCAGATGGACGAAACCGTGTCGTAA
- a CDS encoding acetyl-CoA hydrolase/transferase family protein: MDKQLERIKCKPLQDVVVTPGEAASWIKDGMTLALSGFTRAGDAKAVPMALVERAENESFKVNVYTGASLGSDIDKLFAEAGIVNKRLPFQADPTMRKKINEGAHLFVDHHLSHTAEWIRSEVIDPIDFAILEAISITEDGMIIPTTSVGNSLTFAQHAKSIIVEINLAHSELLEGIHDLYAPGKQGERDPIPLTKADDRIGTIGIPIDVERVKGIVFTNQLDSPSTIVPPDEETEIMAGHLLNFLRSEIQVGRLTEKLAPLQSGIGSVANAVLHGMVHSEFEELEVYSEVLQDAVFDLIDAGKVRFASCASITLSEDKANQVLHNLETYRDKLIMRPQEISNHPEIIRRLGLISINTALELDIYGNVNSTHVSGTKMMNGIGGSGDFARNARLAIFVTKSIAKGGAISSIVPFVTHVDHTEHDVDVIVTEQGYADLRGLAPRERVELIIENCMHPMYREQMRTYYNEALQRGGHTPHVIEKAFSWHSHLATHGTMLQKVAQPV; this comes from the coding sequence ATGGATAAACAGCTAGAGCGTATCAAATGTAAGCCCTTACAAGATGTAGTCGTCACGCCTGGAGAGGCAGCTTCTTGGATCAAGGACGGTATGACGTTGGCGTTAAGCGGTTTCACTCGTGCAGGCGATGCGAAGGCGGTTCCGATGGCATTGGTCGAACGTGCGGAAAATGAATCCTTTAAAGTGAACGTCTATACAGGCGCATCTCTCGGCTCTGATATCGATAAATTATTTGCGGAAGCGGGCATCGTTAACAAACGTCTCCCTTTTCAAGCTGACCCGACAATGCGCAAGAAGATCAACGAAGGCGCACATTTATTCGTAGATCATCACTTGTCCCATACCGCGGAGTGGATTCGTTCCGAAGTGATCGATCCGATTGACTTTGCCATTCTGGAAGCGATTTCAATTACGGAAGACGGAATGATCATTCCGACAACGTCCGTCGGAAACTCGTTGACGTTTGCCCAACATGCCAAATCGATTATCGTGGAAATTAACTTGGCCCACTCTGAACTTTTGGAGGGCATCCATGATTTGTATGCACCGGGCAAGCAAGGGGAACGCGACCCGATTCCGTTGACAAAAGCGGATGATCGCATCGGCACGATTGGCATCCCGATTGACGTAGAGCGGGTGAAAGGGATCGTCTTCACGAACCAACTCGATTCTCCGTCCACGATTGTCCCGCCGGATGAGGAGACAGAAATCATGGCTGGCCACTTGCTGAACTTTCTCCGTTCGGAAATTCAGGTAGGCCGCTTGACCGAGAAATTGGCGCCGCTTCAATCGGGAATCGGTTCTGTTGCGAATGCGGTTCTTCACGGCATGGTCCATTCAGAATTTGAGGAGTTGGAAGTTTACTCCGAAGTGTTGCAAGACGCAGTATTCGACTTGATAGATGCCGGAAAAGTACGTTTCGCTTCCTGCGCGTCCATCACGCTATCTGAAGACAAAGCAAATCAGGTGCTCCACAACTTGGAAACGTACCGGGATAAACTCATCATGCGCCCGCAGGAGATTTCGAACCATCCGGAAATCATTCGGCGTCTTGGTTTGATTTCTATCAATACGGCATTGGAGTTGGATATTTACGGCAATGTCAACTCGACGCATGTGTCCGGGACGAAAATGATGAATGGCATCGGCGGTTCCGGGGATTTTGCACGGAATGCCAGACTCGCGATTTTTGTTACGAAATCCATTGCCAAAGGCGGCGCGATTTCAAGCATTGTCCCGTTTGTCACACATGTGGATCACACAGAACATGACGTCGATGTCATTGTAACGGAACAAGGCTACGCCGATTTACGCGGGTTGGCTCCCCGGGAACGGGTGGAGTTGATCATCGAAAACTGCATGCACCCGATGTACCGCGAGCAAATGCGGACGTATTATAATGAAGCGCTGCAACGAGGCGGCCATACACCGCACGTCATTGAAAAAGCATTCTCCTGGCATAGCCATTTGGCAACCCACGGCACGATGCTTCAAAAAGTGGCGCAACCGGTTTGA
- a CDS encoding acyl-CoA thioesterase: MAIDYRFKVRWGDTDPATIVFFPNFYRWMDEASHEFFEEIGYPTLELMETEQVAIPLLESKCKFNTPLRFNDDVVVKTEVAELQNRIFKLSHRFYRGETFIAEGYTLRAWTSFEGETPKAVPIPEDVREKLAVHLEGVESK; this comes from the coding sequence ATGGCGATTGATTATAGATTTAAAGTGAGATGGGGCGACACCGATCCCGCGACGATTGTATTCTTTCCTAATTTCTATCGTTGGATGGACGAAGCCTCCCATGAATTTTTCGAAGAGATCGGTTATCCGACGTTGGAATTAATGGAAACCGAACAAGTGGCCATCCCATTGCTTGAATCGAAATGCAAATTCAATACACCGCTCCGTTTCAATGACGACGTAGTGGTGAAGACGGAAGTGGCAGAATTGCAAAATCGGATTTTCAAGCTGTCGCACCGATTTTATAGAGGAGAGACGTTCATCGCGGAAGGCTATACGCTGCGCGCCTGGACGTCTTTCGAAGGGGAAACCCCGAAGGCCGTCCCGATTCCCGAAGACGTCCGCGAGAAACTGGCAGTCCATCTGGAAGGGGTGGAGTCCAAATGA